A stretch of the Gracilinanus agilis isolate LMUSP501 chromosome 4, AgileGrace, whole genome shotgun sequence genome encodes the following:
- the FLOT2 gene encoding flotillin-2 isoform X3, translated as MTLQPRCEDVETAEGVALTVTGVAQVKIMTENELLAVACEQFLGKNVHDIKNVVLQTLEGHLRSILGTLTVEQIYQDRDQFAKLVREVAAPDVGRMGIEILSFTIKDVYDKVNYLSSLGKSQTAQVQRDADIGVAQAERDAGIREAECKKEMLDVKFLADTYIADSKRAFELKKSAFTEEVSIKTAEAQLAYELQAAKEQQKIRQEELEIEVVQRKKQIDVEEQEILRTTKELVSTIRQPSEAEAHRIQQIAEGEKVKKVLLAQAEAEKIRKIGEAEAMVIEALGKAEAERMKLKAEAYQMYGHAAKLSLVLDALPSIAAKVSAPLTKVDEVVVLSGDNSKVTSEVTRLLAELPASVHALTGVDLSKIPLVQKVTGTQG; from the exons ATGACGTTGCAGCCCCGCTGTGAGGACGTAGAGACGGCCGAGGGGGTAGCTTTAACTGTGACGGGCGTCGCCCAG GTGAAAATCATGACTGAGAATGAGCTGTTAGCAGTGGCCTGTGAGCAGTTCCTGGGGAAAAATGTCCATGACATCAAGAATGTGGTCCTCCAGACCCTCGAGGGCCACCTGCGATCCATCCTAG GGACGCTGACAGTGGAGCAGATCTACCAGGACCGAGACCAGTTTGCCAAGCTGGTGAGGGAAGTGGCCGCCCCAGATGTGGGTCGCATGGGCATCGAGATCCTCAGCTTCACCATCAAG GATGTCTATGATAAGGTGAATTACCTGAGCTCCCTGGGCAAGTCGCAGACAGCCCAGGTCCAGAGAGACGCAGACATCGGAGTGGCCCAGGCAGAGCGAGACGCAGGCATCAGG GAAGCCGAGTGCAAGAAAGAGATGCTGGACGTCAAGTTCCTGGCAGACACGTACATCGCAGATTCCAAGCGGGCCTTTGAACTGAAGAAATCGGCCTTCACCGAGGAAGTCAGCATCAAG ACGGCCGAGGCCCAACTGGCCTACGAGCTCCAGGCCGCCAAGGAACAGCAGAAAATCCGGCAGGAGGAGCTGGAAATCGAGGTCGTGCAGAGAAAGAAGCAAATTGACGTGGAGGAACAGGAGATCCTCCGGACCACCAAGGAGCTCGTCTCCACCATCCGGCAGCCCTCGGAGGCCGAGGCCCACCGCATTCAGCAGATCGCCGAGGGAGAGAA GGTGAAGAAGGTCCTCTTGGCCCAAGCAGAAGCTGAGAAGATTCGGAAGATAGGGGAGGCGGAAGCCATGGTGATAGAGGCTCTGGGGAAGGCAGAGGCTGAGCGGATGAAGCTTAAGGCTGAGGCCTACCAGATGTACGGCCACGCTGCCAAGCTGTCCCTGGTGCTCGATGCCCTCCCCTCG ATCGCTGCCAAAGTGTCTGCGCCACTGACCAAAGTGGACGAGGTTGTGGTGCTCAGTGGAGACAACAGCAAGGTGACCAGTGAGGTGACTCGTCTGCTAGCGGAGCTTCCAGCTTCCGTCCACGCGCTCACCGGGgtggacttgtccaag ATCCCTCTGGTCCAGAAGGTGACGGGTACTCAGGGCTGA
- the FLOT2 gene encoding flotillin-2 isoform X1 encodes MGNCYTVGPNEALVVSGGCFSPDAKKYVFGGWAWAWWFVSDTQRISLEIMTLQPRCEDVETAEGVALTVTGVAQVKIMTENELLAVACEQFLGKNVHDIKNVVLQTLEGHLRSILGTLTVEQIYQDRDQFAKLVREVAAPDVGRMGIEILSFTIKDVYDKVNYLSSLGKSQTAQVQRDADIGVAQAERDAGIREAECKKEMLDVKFLADTYIADSKRAFELKKSAFTEEVSIKTAEAQLAYELQAAKEQQKIRQEELEIEVVQRKKQIDVEEQEILRTTKELVSTIRQPSEAEAHRIQQIAEGEKVKKVLLAQAEAEKIRKIGEAEAMVIEALGKAEAERMKLKAEAYQMYGHAAKLSLVLDALPSIAAKVSAPLTKVDEVVVLSGDNSKVTSEVTRLLAELPASVHALTGVDLSKIPLVQKVTGTQG; translated from the exons AGTCCAGATGCGAAGAAATATGTATTTGGAGGCTGGGCCTGGGCCTGGTGGTTCGTCTCGGACACACAGAG GATTTCCCTAGAGATAATGACGTTGCAGCCCCGCTGTGAGGACGTAGAGACGGCCGAGGGGGTAGCTTTAACTGTGACGGGCGTCGCCCAG GTGAAAATCATGACTGAGAATGAGCTGTTAGCAGTGGCCTGTGAGCAGTTCCTGGGGAAAAATGTCCATGACATCAAGAATGTGGTCCTCCAGACCCTCGAGGGCCACCTGCGATCCATCCTAG GGACGCTGACAGTGGAGCAGATCTACCAGGACCGAGACCAGTTTGCCAAGCTGGTGAGGGAAGTGGCCGCCCCAGATGTGGGTCGCATGGGCATCGAGATCCTCAGCTTCACCATCAAG GATGTCTATGATAAGGTGAATTACCTGAGCTCCCTGGGCAAGTCGCAGACAGCCCAGGTCCAGAGAGACGCAGACATCGGAGTGGCCCAGGCAGAGCGAGACGCAGGCATCAGG GAAGCCGAGTGCAAGAAAGAGATGCTGGACGTCAAGTTCCTGGCAGACACGTACATCGCAGATTCCAAGCGGGCCTTTGAACTGAAGAAATCGGCCTTCACCGAGGAAGTCAGCATCAAG ACGGCCGAGGCCCAACTGGCCTACGAGCTCCAGGCCGCCAAGGAACAGCAGAAAATCCGGCAGGAGGAGCTGGAAATCGAGGTCGTGCAGAGAAAGAAGCAAATTGACGTGGAGGAACAGGAGATCCTCCGGACCACCAAGGAGCTCGTCTCCACCATCCGGCAGCCCTCGGAGGCCGAGGCCCACCGCATTCAGCAGATCGCCGAGGGAGAGAA GGTGAAGAAGGTCCTCTTGGCCCAAGCAGAAGCTGAGAAGATTCGGAAGATAGGGGAGGCGGAAGCCATGGTGATAGAGGCTCTGGGGAAGGCAGAGGCTGAGCGGATGAAGCTTAAGGCTGAGGCCTACCAGATGTACGGCCACGCTGCCAAGCTGTCCCTGGTGCTCGATGCCCTCCCCTCG ATCGCTGCCAAAGTGTCTGCGCCACTGACCAAAGTGGACGAGGTTGTGGTGCTCAGTGGAGACAACAGCAAGGTGACCAGTGAGGTGACTCGTCTGCTAGCGGAGCTTCCAGCTTCCGTCCACGCGCTCACCGGGgtggacttgtccaag ATCCCTCTGGTCCAGAAGGTGACGGGTACTCAGGGCTGA
- the FLOT2 gene encoding flotillin-2 isoform X2: protein MGNCYTVGPNEALVVSGGCFSPDAKKYVFGGWAWAWWFVSDTQRLTLEVMTILCRCENIETSEGVPLFVTGVAQVKIMTENELLAVACEQFLGKNVHDIKNVVLQTLEGHLRSILGTLTVEQIYQDRDQFAKLVREVAAPDVGRMGIEILSFTIKDVYDKVNYLSSLGKSQTAQVQRDADIGVAQAERDAGIREAECKKEMLDVKFLADTYIADSKRAFELKKSAFTEEVSIKTAEAQLAYELQAAKEQQKIRQEELEIEVVQRKKQIDVEEQEILRTTKELVSTIRQPSEAEAHRIQQIAEGEKVKKVLLAQAEAEKIRKIGEAEAMVIEALGKAEAERMKLKAEAYQMYGHAAKLSLVLDALPSIAAKVSAPLTKVDEVVVLSGDNSKVTSEVTRLLAELPASVHALTGVDLSKIPLVQKVTGTQG, encoded by the exons AGTCCAGATGCGAAGAAATATGTATTTGGAGGCTGGGCCTGGGCCTGGTGGTTCGTCTCGGACACACAGAG ACTGACTCTGGAGGTTATGACCATCCTGTGTCGCTGTGAGAATATTGAGACGTCGGAGGGGGTCCCGCTATTCGTAACAGGGGTTGCACAG GTGAAAATCATGACTGAGAATGAGCTGTTAGCAGTGGCCTGTGAGCAGTTCCTGGGGAAAAATGTCCATGACATCAAGAATGTGGTCCTCCAGACCCTCGAGGGCCACCTGCGATCCATCCTAG GGACGCTGACAGTGGAGCAGATCTACCAGGACCGAGACCAGTTTGCCAAGCTGGTGAGGGAAGTGGCCGCCCCAGATGTGGGTCGCATGGGCATCGAGATCCTCAGCTTCACCATCAAG GATGTCTATGATAAGGTGAATTACCTGAGCTCCCTGGGCAAGTCGCAGACAGCCCAGGTCCAGAGAGACGCAGACATCGGAGTGGCCCAGGCAGAGCGAGACGCAGGCATCAGG GAAGCCGAGTGCAAGAAAGAGATGCTGGACGTCAAGTTCCTGGCAGACACGTACATCGCAGATTCCAAGCGGGCCTTTGAACTGAAGAAATCGGCCTTCACCGAGGAAGTCAGCATCAAG ACGGCCGAGGCCCAACTGGCCTACGAGCTCCAGGCCGCCAAGGAACAGCAGAAAATCCGGCAGGAGGAGCTGGAAATCGAGGTCGTGCAGAGAAAGAAGCAAATTGACGTGGAGGAACAGGAGATCCTCCGGACCACCAAGGAGCTCGTCTCCACCATCCGGCAGCCCTCGGAGGCCGAGGCCCACCGCATTCAGCAGATCGCCGAGGGAGAGAA GGTGAAGAAGGTCCTCTTGGCCCAAGCAGAAGCTGAGAAGATTCGGAAGATAGGGGAGGCGGAAGCCATGGTGATAGAGGCTCTGGGGAAGGCAGAGGCTGAGCGGATGAAGCTTAAGGCTGAGGCCTACCAGATGTACGGCCACGCTGCCAAGCTGTCCCTGGTGCTCGATGCCCTCCCCTCG ATCGCTGCCAAAGTGTCTGCGCCACTGACCAAAGTGGACGAGGTTGTGGTGCTCAGTGGAGACAACAGCAAGGTGACCAGTGAGGTGACTCGTCTGCTAGCGGAGCTTCCAGCTTCCGTCCACGCGCTCACCGGGgtggacttgtccaag ATCCCTCTGGTCCAGAAGGTGACGGGTACTCAGGGCTGA